From the Calditrichota bacterium genome, the window ATCTGGCCATGGCCAGTAAAGCGCACGCCTTTTTGCGCCACCGGGGCTACGTCACTCCGGAAGACGTCCGAGCCATCGGGATGGACGTCCTGCGTCACCGGGTGATTGTTACCTACGAAGCAGAAGCGGAGGAGATTTCAACGGAAGATGTGGTTCGAAAGGTACTGAACAATATTGAAGTGCCGTAAAAAAAAACGTCCCCGGCACGTCTGAATGAAAACGTTTCAATAAAAAATGAGTTCTGTATGGTTCCAAAGGAAATTCTGAAAAAAGTCCGGCGTATTGAAATTACGACCCGAAGCGTGGTAAACGACGTTTTCGCCGGAGAATACCATTCCGTTTTCAAGGGGCGGGGAATGGATTTTTCGGAGGTGCGCGAGTATTCCATCGGTGACGATGTGCGAACGATCGATTGGAATGTAACGGCCCGGATGAATCACCCGTACGTGAAGGTGTTTGAAGAGGAACGGGAGCTCACCGTTATGCTCATGGTGGATGCCAGCTCTTCGGG encodes:
- a CDS encoding DUF58 domain-containing protein, whose protein sequence is MVPKEILKKVRRIEITTRSVVNDVFAGEYHSVFKGRGMDFSEVREYSIGDDVRTIDWNVTARMNHPYVKVFEEERELTVMLMVDASSSG